One genomic segment of Esox lucius isolate fEsoLuc1 chromosome 15, fEsoLuc1.pri, whole genome shotgun sequence includes these proteins:
- the tedc1 gene encoding tubulin epsilon and delta complex protein 1 isoform X2: MQREKGVKAKEVIESLRKLLSSLGVECVPSAETFRRAKFNKDDDVVVEFWKFLHNILLNAFKLECSCQTQSDLDSQSRHVRFALWHCGYGASWIVGQKPGSSYSSEAGSRDLLVAFGWVLSSQSLLEVMLKARVLELDTLSLPPMVSLCIPKDEGSPGAVTGEEDLKEGEVKPSEDQLLRRLLWHYGKVRFRWRSLLSVQEERARILHKLLSLTSTPSSSQSSCSAVHETGSAVLRKDSVLACQLSHPRPEDGEEDVSSMHRVVNSSCSRVDKDRENLVRLDRLMLRLQTGLRDSRHHLTTQSRKALSDVKELEEIRKRVALRMQAWAESYTSPTTSGRAGYRPSLQGPETLPTHRQPRGPGIGPPAWDAPPDRERGTVGVQVRASSVIGELRQREELLLEELTRMSQARREEFQERTACQLEGVGVVFIPPVPLKR, encoded by the exons GTGTACCTAGCGCAGAAACCTTCAGACGGGCCAAATTTaacaaagatgatgatgtg gtggtggagtTCTGGAAGTTCCTCCATAATATTCTTCTAAATGCATTTAAGCTGGAATGCTCTTGCCAAACCCAATCCGACCTTG ACAGTCAGTCCAGGCATGTGAGATTTGCACTCTGGCATTGTGGTTATGGTGCCAGCTGGATTGTTGGGCAGAAGCCTGGCAGTAGTTACTCAAGTGAAGCTGGGAGCCGAGATCTGCTGGTAGCATTTGGTTGGGTACTGTCTTCACAGAGCCTGTTGGAGGTCATGCTGAAAGCTAGAGTCCTGGAACTGGATACTCTGTCACTCCCACCCATG GTCTCACTGTGCATCCCCAAAGATGAAGGCTCCCCTGGGGCTGTGACTGGAGAAGAAGACCTGAAAGAGGGGGAAGTGAAGCCGTCAGAAGACCAGCTCCTCAGGAGACTCCTGTGGCATTATGGAAAAGTCCGGTTCCGATGGCGGAGCTTGCTCTCTGTTCAAGAAGAACGAGCGAGAATCCTTCACAAG ctCCTTTCCTTGACCAGCACCCCCTCATCCTCCCAGTCCTCTTGTTctgctgtccatgaaacaggcTCTGCTGTCCTGAGAAAG GACAGTGTTTTGGCCTGCCAGCTCTCCCACCCGAGGCCTGAGGACGGGGAGGAAGACGTGTCGTCTATGCACCGGGTTGTCAATAGTTCCTGTTCCCGTGttgacaaggacagggaaaatCTAGTACGATTGGACCGCCTCATGCTGAGGCTACAGACGGGCCTGCGGGACAGCAGACACCATCTCACAACCCAG AGCAGAAAAGCTCTTTCAGACGTCAAGGAGTTGGAGGAAATTAGAAAGAGAGTTGCTCTCCGGATGCAGGCCTGGGCTGAGTCATACACTTCCCCCACCACATCTGGACGCGCTGGTTACAGGCCAAGCCTCCAAGGGCCAGAGACACTTCCAACCCACCGCCAGCCTCGCGGGCCAGGGATTGGACCCCCAGCCTGGGATGCGCCGCCGGACAGGGAGCGTGGGACAGTGGGAGTTCAGGTCCGGGCCTCCTCTGTGATCGGAGAGCTCCGGCAGAGAGAGGAGCTCTTGTTAGAAGAACTGACCCGGATGAGTCAGGCCAGGCGGGAGGAGTTCCAGGAGCGGACAGCCTGCCAGCTGGAGGGGGTTGGAGTTGTCTTCATCCCCCCTGTTCCCCTCAAAAGATAA
- the tedc1 gene encoding tubulin epsilon and delta complex protein 1 isoform X1: MQREKGVKAKEVIESLRKLLSSLGVECVPSAETFRRAKFNKDDDVVVEFWKFLHNILLNAFKLECSCQTQSDLDSQSRHVRFALWHCGYGASWIVGQKPGSSYSSEAGSRDLLVAFGWVLSSQSLLEVMLKARVLELDTLSLPPMVSLCIPKDEGSPGAVTGEEDLKEGEVKPSEDQLLRRLLWHYGKVRFRWRSLLSVQEERARILHKLLSLTSTPSSSQSSCSAVHETGSAVLRKEVERLRALIDLQEAYLEWKRQEPLFWCWMDSVLACQLSHPRPEDGEEDVSSMHRVVNSSCSRVDKDRENLVRLDRLMLRLQTGLRDSRHHLTTQSRKALSDVKELEEIRKRVALRMQAWAESYTSPTTSGRAGYRPSLQGPETLPTHRQPRGPGIGPPAWDAPPDRERGTVGVQVRASSVIGELRQREELLLEELTRMSQARREEFQERTACQLEGVGVVFIPPVPLKR, translated from the exons GTGTACCTAGCGCAGAAACCTTCAGACGGGCCAAATTTaacaaagatgatgatgtg gtggtggagtTCTGGAAGTTCCTCCATAATATTCTTCTAAATGCATTTAAGCTGGAATGCTCTTGCCAAACCCAATCCGACCTTG ACAGTCAGTCCAGGCATGTGAGATTTGCACTCTGGCATTGTGGTTATGGTGCCAGCTGGATTGTTGGGCAGAAGCCTGGCAGTAGTTACTCAAGTGAAGCTGGGAGCCGAGATCTGCTGGTAGCATTTGGTTGGGTACTGTCTTCACAGAGCCTGTTGGAGGTCATGCTGAAAGCTAGAGTCCTGGAACTGGATACTCTGTCACTCCCACCCATG GTCTCACTGTGCATCCCCAAAGATGAAGGCTCCCCTGGGGCTGTGACTGGAGAAGAAGACCTGAAAGAGGGGGAAGTGAAGCCGTCAGAAGACCAGCTCCTCAGGAGACTCCTGTGGCATTATGGAAAAGTCCGGTTCCGATGGCGGAGCTTGCTCTCTGTTCAAGAAGAACGAGCGAGAATCCTTCACAAG ctCCTTTCCTTGACCAGCACCCCCTCATCCTCCCAGTCCTCTTGTTctgctgtccatgaaacaggcTCTGCTGTCCTGAGAAAG GAGGTGGAGCGTCTGCGGGCTCTCATTGACCTGCAGGAGGCCTACTTGGAGTGGAAGAGGCAGGAGCCGCTCTTCTGGTGTTGGATG GACAGTGTTTTGGCCTGCCAGCTCTCCCACCCGAGGCCTGAGGACGGGGAGGAAGACGTGTCGTCTATGCACCGGGTTGTCAATAGTTCCTGTTCCCGTGttgacaaggacagggaaaatCTAGTACGATTGGACCGCCTCATGCTGAGGCTACAGACGGGCCTGCGGGACAGCAGACACCATCTCACAACCCAG AGCAGAAAAGCTCTTTCAGACGTCAAGGAGTTGGAGGAAATTAGAAAGAGAGTTGCTCTCCGGATGCAGGCCTGGGCTGAGTCATACACTTCCCCCACCACATCTGGACGCGCTGGTTACAGGCCAAGCCTCCAAGGGCCAGAGACACTTCCAACCCACCGCCAGCCTCGCGGGCCAGGGATTGGACCCCCAGCCTGGGATGCGCCGCCGGACAGGGAGCGTGGGACAGTGGGAGTTCAGGTCCGGGCCTCCTCTGTGATCGGAGAGCTCCGGCAGAGAGAGGAGCTCTTGTTAGAAGAACTGACCCGGATGAGTCAGGCCAGGCGGGAGGAGTTCCAGGAGCGGACAGCCTGCCAGCTGGAGGGGGTTGGAGTTGTCTTCATCCCCCCTGTTCCCCTCAAAAGATAA
- the tedc1 gene encoding tubulin epsilon and delta complex protein 1 isoform X3 — protein MHLSWNALAKPNPTLSLLEVMLKARVLELDTLSLPPMVSLCIPKDEGSPGAVTGEEDLKEGEVKPSEDQLLRRLLWHYGKVRFRWRSLLSVQEERARILHKLLSLTSTPSSSQSSCSAVHETGSAVLRKEVERLRALIDLQEAYLEWKRQEPLFWCWMDSVLACQLSHPRPEDGEEDVSSMHRVVNSSCSRVDKDRENLVRLDRLMLRLQTGLRDSRHHLTTQSRKALSDVKELEEIRKRVALRMQAWAESYTSPTTSGRAGYRPSLQGPETLPTHRQPRGPGIGPPAWDAPPDRERGTVGVQVRASSVIGELRQREELLLEELTRMSQARREEFQERTACQLEGVGVVFIPPVPLKR, from the exons ATGCATTTAAGCTGGAATGCTCTTGCCAAACCCAATCCGACCTTG AGCCTGTTGGAGGTCATGCTGAAAGCTAGAGTCCTGGAACTGGATACTCTGTCACTCCCACCCATG GTCTCACTGTGCATCCCCAAAGATGAAGGCTCCCCTGGGGCTGTGACTGGAGAAGAAGACCTGAAAGAGGGGGAAGTGAAGCCGTCAGAAGACCAGCTCCTCAGGAGACTCCTGTGGCATTATGGAAAAGTCCGGTTCCGATGGCGGAGCTTGCTCTCTGTTCAAGAAGAACGAGCGAGAATCCTTCACAAG ctCCTTTCCTTGACCAGCACCCCCTCATCCTCCCAGTCCTCTTGTTctgctgtccatgaaacaggcTCTGCTGTCCTGAGAAAG GAGGTGGAGCGTCTGCGGGCTCTCATTGACCTGCAGGAGGCCTACTTGGAGTGGAAGAGGCAGGAGCCGCTCTTCTGGTGTTGGATG GACAGTGTTTTGGCCTGCCAGCTCTCCCACCCGAGGCCTGAGGACGGGGAGGAAGACGTGTCGTCTATGCACCGGGTTGTCAATAGTTCCTGTTCCCGTGttgacaaggacagggaaaatCTAGTACGATTGGACCGCCTCATGCTGAGGCTACAGACGGGCCTGCGGGACAGCAGACACCATCTCACAACCCAG AGCAGAAAAGCTCTTTCAGACGTCAAGGAGTTGGAGGAAATTAGAAAGAGAGTTGCTCTCCGGATGCAGGCCTGGGCTGAGTCATACACTTCCCCCACCACATCTGGACGCGCTGGTTACAGGCCAAGCCTCCAAGGGCCAGAGACACTTCCAACCCACCGCCAGCCTCGCGGGCCAGGGATTGGACCCCCAGCCTGGGATGCGCCGCCGGACAGGGAGCGTGGGACAGTGGGAGTTCAGGTCCGGGCCTCCTCTGTGATCGGAGAGCTCCGGCAGAGAGAGGAGCTCTTGTTAGAAGAACTGACCCGGATGAGTCAGGCCAGGCGGGAGGAGTTCCAGGAGCGGACAGCCTGCCAGCTGGAGGGGGTTGGAGTTGTCTTCATCCCCCCTGTTCCCCTCAAAAGATAA